A window of Apium graveolens cultivar Ventura chromosome 8, ASM990537v1, whole genome shotgun sequence contains these coding sequences:
- the LOC141678298 gene encoding putative xyloglucan endotransglucosylase/hydrolase protein 28 codes for MVNFHLNLFLICSLVVLASGLSSRNLPIISFDEGYSQLFGDDNLMLLQDGKSVHISLDERTGSGFVSQDVYLHGFFSASIKLPSDYTAGVVVAFYMSNGDIYEKTHDEIDFEFLGNIRGKNWRVQTNVYGNGSTNFGREERYDLWFDPSEDFHRYSILWTENHIIFYVDNVPIREIKKIEAMGRAFPSKPMTLYATIWDGSDWATNGGRYRVNYKYAPYIAEFSDFVLHGCAVNPVEQFSKCDNTPISKSIPNGITQEQRSKMQQFRKKHMQYSYCYDKTRYRTPPSECTIDLDEAKRLQGFDPVTFGGSRRHHSKRHHRSKLSPNRLSSV; via the exons ATGGTGAATTTTCATCTAAACTTGTTTCTCATATGCTCTCTTGTTGTTTTAGCTTCTGGGCTTTCTTCAAGAAACCTGCCAATCATATCTTTTGATGAAGGGTATTCACAACTCTTTGGAGATGATAATCTCATGCTTCTTCAAGATGGAAAATCAGTGCACATTTCCCTAGATGAAAGAACAG GTTCTGGATTTGTGTCACAAGATGTTTACCTTCATGGGTTCTTTAGTGCTTCAATTAAGCTACCTTCTGATTACACAGCTGGTGTTGTTGTTGCATTTTAT ATGTCAAATGGAGACATTTACGAGAAGACTCACGATGAAATTGATTTCGAGTTTCTGGGGAATATTAGAGGCAAAAATTGGAGGGTGCAGACCAATGTTTATGGCAATGGCAGCACCAACTTTGGGAGAGAAGAAAGATATGATCTATGGTTCGATCCTTCCGAAGATTTCCACCGTTACAGTATACTTTGGACGGAAAATCACATCAT CTTTTATGTGGACAATGTTCCTATTAGAGAGATCAAAAAAATAGAAGCAATGGGTAGGGCCTTCCCTTCCAAACCAATGACTTTGTATGCAACAATATGGGATGGGTCTGATTGGGCCACTAATGGTGGTAGATACAGGGTTAATTATAAGTATGCCCCCTACATCGCAGAATTTTCTGACTTTGTACTCCACGGCTGTGCTGTTAATCCTGTTGAGCAATTCTCCAAATGCGACAACACACCAATATCAAAGTCCATTCCTAATGGCATCACACAAGAACAGAGGTCCAAAATGCAGCAGTTTCGAAAGAAGCACATGCAGTACTCCTATTGCTATGATAAAACCAGATACAGGACACCTCCCTCCGAGTGTACAATTGATCTCGACGAAGCAAAAAGACTCCAAGGATTTGATCCGGTCACATTTGGAGGAAGTCGTCGCCACCACAGTAAACGACATCACCGGAGCAAATTAAGTCCAAATAGGTTAAGCTCTGTCTGA
- the LOC141678988 gene encoding anthranilate synthase beta subunit 2, chloroplastic-like, producing MATLSIESSIHLTHSSFPLLKPQKCLSNTLLNFPLKTQKPILSSSLGVSYTTPKALSVKTSENDVSDVKNKTNPIVVIDNYDSFTYNLCQYIGELGFNFEVYRNDELTLDELKSKNPRGILISPGPGAPQDSGISLQTVLELGPTVPLFGVCMGLQCIGEAFGGKIVRSPYGVMHGKSSLVYYNEGDQEGLFTGLSNPFTAGRYHSLVIEKESFPADVLEMTAWTEDGLIMAARHKTYKYLQGVQFHPESIITTEGKTIVHNFIKLIERKEAECPN from the exons ATGGCCACTTTGAGCATAGAGTCTTCAATTCACCTCACGCATTCATCATTTCCGTTACTCAAACCCCAAAAATGTCTCTCAAACACTCTGCTTAATTTCCCATTGAAAACTCAGAAGCCCATTTTATCATCTTCTTTGGGAGTCTCTTACACAACACCTAAGGCTTTGTCTGTTAAGACATCTGAGAATGATGTGTCTGATGTTAAAAACAAGACCAACCCAATTGTTGTTATTGATAATTATGATAGCTTCACTTATAATCTTTGTCAG TATATTGGAGAACTGGGATTCAACTTTGAGGTGTATCGTAACGATGAGCTTACATTGGATGAACTGAAAAG TAAAAACCCACGAGGAATCCTTATATCTCCTGGACCAG GTGCACCTCAAGATTCAGGAATATCATTGCAAACTGTCTTGGAACTTGGACCCACTGTACCATTATTCGGGGTGTGCATGGGCTTGCAGTGCATTGGTGAGGCTTTTGGAG GGAAAATTGTGCGCTCTCCTTATGGTgttatgcatggaaagagttccCTTGTGTACTACAACGAGGGGGATCAAGAGGGTTTATTTACAGGTTTATCAAA TCCCTTCACTGCTGGCAGATATCACAGCCTTGTGATTGAAAAGGAGAGTTTTCCTGCTGACGTACTTGAGATGACCGCATGGACAGAAGATGGGTTGATTATGGCTGCTCGTCACAAAACATATAAATATCTGCAG GGTGTGCAGTTCCATCCAGAAAGCATTATAACCACCGAAGGCAAGACTATTGTGCAcaattttatcaaattaatagaaAGGAAGGAAGCTGAATGCCCAAATTAG
- the LOC141678987 gene encoding uncharacterized protein LOC141678987: MVETDHPRLFLHQFISPDLCKELEFIHKSCSTTGYRPNVFSTTLSHLIATNSSHLIIPFVSIRERLKEKVEEFFGCEYELFIEFTGLISWTRGANIGWHSDDNRPYLKQRHFAAVCYLNSYGIDFEGGIFHFQHGEPASVVPMTGDVLLYTADNRNIHSVDEIIDGERLTLTLWFTRDASHDEDTKLISFISSTLSDSSDTNIYRLLPSPASNNMYWFPPDQASNCQSGFDLRCARIYIVGYDIFCSRDKNYCSADDFSDSFFELLNEPLHLVWRSHLLIEEFVNILHALQVLQFYYWKHTEWQPSESKANSDDVVQMSESQTERIQHLKLLFVKNYQSAETTFTHSSRRSFLEQSIDWASFSAANVAWEAYTSKLHQEILSSFPEWKKYNSIFSNPSKGS; this comes from the exons ATGGTAGAAACAGACCATCCTCGTCTCTTCCTTCACCAATTTATATCTCCAGATCTTTGTAAG GAGCTAGAGTTCATACACAAGAGTTGTAGCACAACTGGGTACAGACCAAATGTGTTCTCCACTACTCTCTCTCATCTCATTGCTACTAATTCTTCTCACTTGATTATCCCTTTTGTCTCCATTAGAG AGAGATTgaaggagaaagttgaagaattTTTCGGGTGCGAATATGAGCTCTTTATCGAATTCACTGGTTTAATCAG CTGGACTAGAGGAGCAAATATTGGATGGCATAGCGATGATAACAGaccttatctcaaacaaagaCATTTTGCG GCAGTGTGCTACTTAAATAGTTATGGGATTGATTTTGAAGGAGGAATATTTCACTTTCAGCACGGGGAACCTGCCAGTGTTGTGCCCATGACAGGT GATGTTCTATTATACACTGCCGACAACCGGAACATTCATTCTGTAGATGAG ATCATTGATGGAGAGAGACTCACACTCACATTGTGGTTCACTCGTGATGCATCTCACGATGAAGATACTAAACTAATCTCATTTATATCCAGTACACTATCAGATAGCTCGGACACCAATATTTATCGTTTATTACCTTCCCCAGCATCCAATAACATGTACTGGTTTCCCCCAGACCAAGCTTCAAATTGCCAGTCAGGATTTGACTTGCGTTGTGCAAGAATATATATTGTTGGATATGATATTTTTTGTTCTCGGGACAAGAACTATTGCTCAGCAGATGATTTTTCTGACAGTTTTTTTGAACTTCTAAATGAGCCATTGCATTTAGTGTGGAGAAGCCATTTGCTCATAGAGGAATTTGTCAACATATTGCACGCCCTTCAG GTCTTACAGTTTTACTATTGGAAGCACACTGAGTGGCAGCCATCCGAATCTAAAGCGAATAGCGATGATGTTGTTCAAATGTCGGAATCACAGACGGAGAGGATTCAACATTTAAAACTTCTGTTCGTTAAGAATTATCAAAGTGCAGAAACCACTTTTACCCACAGTAGTAGGAGAAGCTTCTTAGAACAATCTATTGACTGGGCGAGTTTTTCTGCTGCAAATGTTGCATGGGAGGCTTACACCAGTAAGTTGCACCAAGAAATCCTTAGTAGTTTTCCAGAATGGAAAAAATATAACTCTATATTCTCAAATCCATCAAAAGGCTCGTGA
- the LOC141678989 gene encoding purple acid phosphatase 4-like has protein sequence MALNHHLQHLFRMAITIFVMCLVFNNDINLVRAELQTLIHHPDGKSQDSSDLLLSFLVVGDWGRKGTHNQSQVAFQMGRIGETLDLDFIISTGDNFYDKGLTGEHDPAFEQSFTNIYTASSLQKPWYTVLGNHDYRGNALAQSSHFLKQKDTRWICLKSFILNADVAEIFFIDTTPFQDKYFTDPEDQVYDWRGIMPRKKYLSNLLKDLDMALRESTAKWKIVVGHHPIKSDGHHGNTPELVALVLPILQANDVDFYINGHDHCLEHISSQDSPLQFFTSGGGSKAWRGDMTWMNPEETKFYHDGQGFMSMQITENEVQVIFYDVFGSALHKWSTSKSLYSII, from the exons ATGGCTCTTAATCATCATCTTCAACATCTTTTCAGAATGGCAATCACCATTTTTGTAATGTGTTTGGTGTTTAACAATGATATTAATCTTGTTAGAGCTGAGCTTCAAACACTAATCCATCACCCTGATGGGAAATCCCAAGATTCATCAGATTTGCTTCTCAGCTTTTTGGTGGTCGGAGACTGGGGAAGAAAAGGAACTCATAATCAATCTCAAGTTGCTTTTCAG ATGGGAAGAATTGGAGAAACACTGGATcttgattttatcatctcaactGGTGATAATTTTTATGACAAAGGATTGACTGGTGAACATGATCCTGCTTTTGAACAATCATTTACTAATATTTATACAGCTTCAAGCTTGCAAAAGCCCTGGTACACTG TTCTGGGAAATCATGACTACAGAGGAAATGCCTTGGCCCAGTCCAGTCATTTTCTTAAGCAAAAGGATACTCgttggatttgcttgaaatcttttATTCTGAATGCAG ATGTTGCGGAAATTTTCTTTATCGATACAACTCCTTTTCAAGATAAATATTTTACGGATCCCGAAGATCAAGTCTATGACTGGAGAGGCATTATGCCCCGGAAAAAATATCTATCTAATCTCTTAAAG GATCTGGATATGGCACTAAGAGAATCAACAGCAAAATGGAAGATAGTGGTAGGTCATCATCCTATTAAAAGTGATGGACATCATGGTAATACCCCAGAGCTTGTTGCACTGGTTCTCCCAATCCTTCAG GCAAATGATGTCGATTTTTACATAAATGGGCATGACCATTGCTTGGAACACATCAGTAGCCAAGACAG TCCATTGCAGTTTTTCACAAGCGGGGGTGGATCAAAGGCATGGAGGGGTGACATGACTTGGATGAATCCAGAAGAAACAAAGTTTTATCATGATGGGCAAGGTTTCATGTCTATGCAAATTACAGAAAATGAAGTTCAAGTCATCTTCTACGATGTTTTTGGCAGTGCTCTGCACAAATGGAGTACATCAAAGTCATTGTATTCTATTATATAA